The following coding sequences lie in one Ictalurus furcatus strain D&B chromosome 7, Billie_1.0, whole genome shotgun sequence genomic window:
- the man2b2 gene encoding epididymis-specific alpha-mannosidase, translating to MTFLPLFLGLLCVLVSVSYSAKPIQTFVIPHSHMDVGWVYTVQESMHAYASNVYTTVVEELTRVKNRKFIAVEQEFFRLWWDTTASEWHKKQVRQLLQEGRLEFIIGGQVMHDEAVTDIDDAIIQLTEGHGFLYETFGVRPRFSWHVDPFGASTTTPVLFALAGFDAHLISRIDYDLKENMQKSKRLQFVWRGSSSLGEDQEIFTHTMDQYSYCTPSYLPFSNRSGFYWNGVAVFPNPPKDGVYPNMSLPVRKDTLEPYAQTMVTNIKQRAQWFQTNHVLWPWGCDKQFYNASVQFTNMDMLMNYINQHSEKFGVTVKYATLKDYFQALYQSNMSWEVRGSQDFLPYSTEQFQAWTGFYASRNVLKGVARRASSLSYAAESLFVRYRIKYPDGPVRKEWAMDKLKAIRWAVSEVQHHDGITGTESPKVADMYMDHLMQGMMGVQELLAAMFLLPQNPGVSINSFSPGNTELSNDLEQHIIVYNPLAWNITTYINISAKYPMALVFDDNGKAVPAQIQPSAESLDDYDLFIMVELGGLQYRKYLIQFPQSKCNTSTTCGLTYAARVVNFKRRNIREWKKTGRMLLPVLNDCYIMLFDQETNLLHSIKLRNEKKTVKIQQDFWEYKANGDVHAGPISDNYVFTANDTVPGYKSVSMQIIPGKIISEIRQYFYREESDENHTYSVVTRVPVGFKDKLLCQRLDQSYVVGPLLVNREAVLRTTSSLSNNRTIYTDNNGYQMMKREYKKYINNTLSRNYYPMVRGAYIGDDDSRLVLLSERAHGVASLSQGQIEVMLHRRLWNNQEWNLGYNLTLNDSSVARPVLWMMVGSPAAMASLYQRAALQLQHRPVVLAIDKPEKPWNRRARLNGPTVQTVVLPQNLHLQYLGIPGWSYNPKHTQHLQDLNSSEEKTSKSDFDWVLLRITHLYEKGEDPVLSKPTTINLKEVMWGIGEIKEVQERSLTGTWDISDLQRWSWRTNEKEQNTENTSSFRGVTKDFSVTISPKEIRTFLLNFK from the exons ATGACGTTTTTACCGTTGTTTCTTGGGttattgtgtgttttggtgtctGTGAGTTATTCTGCAAAACCAATCCAGACTTTCGTCATCCCTCACAGTCACATGGATGTCGGATGGGTGTACACAGTCCAG GAGAGCATGCACGCTTATGCGTCAAACGTGTACACCACCGTTGTGGAGGAACTGACCCGAGTTAAGAATCGCAAATTCATTGCGGTTGAGCAGGAATTCTTCCGACTTTGGTGGGATACAACAGCGTCTGAGTGGCACAAGAAACAG GTGAGACAGCTTCTGCAGGAAGGGCGTCTGGAGTTTATCATCGGCGGTCAGGTGATGCATGACGAGGCAGTGACGGATATTGATGATGCTATCATTCAGCTGACAG AGGGACATGGGTTCTTGTATGAAACATTTGGTGTCAGGCCTCGCTTCTCCTGGCATGTTGACCCCTTTGGTGCCTCCACCACCACTCCGGTCCTTTTCGCCCTGGCTGGATTTGACGCTCATCTCATCTCTCGTATTGACTACGACCTCAAAGAGAACATGCAGAAGAGCAAG AGACTACAATTTGTGTGGAGAGGGTCATCCTCATTAGGGGAGGACCAGGagatattcacacacacaatggaccAGTACAGTTACTGCACGCCATCATACCTCCCCTTCTCAAATAG GTCAGGGTTTTATTGGAACGGAGTTGCTGTGTTTCCAAACCCACCTAAAGATGGTGTGTATCCCAACATGAGCCTCCCAGTTAGGAAGGACACTTTGGAGCCCTATGCCCAAACCATGGTGACCAACATTAAACAAAGAGCACAGTGGTTCCAGACCAACCATGTTCTCTGGCCTTGG GGATGTGACAAGCAGTTCTACAACGCATCAGTGCAGTTCACAAATATGGACATGTTAATGAATTACATCAACCAGCATAGTGAGAAGTTTGGTGTGACTGTTAAATACGCCACTCTTAAAGACTATTTCCAAGCCTTGTACCAATCAAATATGTCTTGGGAGGTCAGGGGAAGCCAAGATTTTCTCCCCTATTCCACTG AACAATTTCAGGCATGGACAGGGTTCTATGCCTCCAGGAATGTTCTGAAAGGAGTTGCAAGACGAGCCAGTTCCCTTTCCTATGCTGCGGAGTCTTTGTTTGTGCGGTACCGGATCAAGTACCCTGATGGCCCTGTCAGGAAAGAGTGGGCCATGGACAAACTCAAAGCCATCAGATGGGCTGTCTCTGAG GTTCAACATCATGATGGCATTACAGGAACAGAATCCCCAAAAGTGGCTGATATGTACATGGATCACCTTATGCAAGGTATGATGGGAGTGCAAGAGCTCTTGGCAGCCATGTTTCTTCTCCCTCAAAATCCTGGTGTTTCTATCAACTCATTTAGCCCAG GTAATACAGAGTTGTCAAACGACCTTGAGCAACACATCATTGTTTACAACCCACTTGCTTGGAACATTACAACATACATCAACATTTCTGCAAAATATCCAATGGCGCTTGTGTTTGATGATAACGGGAAAGCAGTTCCTGCTCAG ATCCAGCCATCTGCAGAGTCGCTAGATGACTATGATCTTTTCATAATGGTGGAACTGGGTGGACTTCAGTACAGAAAATACCTCATCCAGTTCCCACAGTCAAAGTGTAACACTAGTACTACCTGTGGACTCACTTACGCAGCGAGGGTGGTGAATTTCAAGAGACGGAACATTCGTGAGTGGAAGAAAACGGGGCGAATGCTCTTACCTGTGCTGAACGACTGCTACATAATGCTGTTTGACCAGGAGACAAATCTTCTGCATAGTATAAAACTCAG GAATGAGAAGAAGACAGTTAAGATACAACAAGACTTTTGGGAATACAAGGCCAACGGAGATGTCCATGCCGGTCCTATCTCGGATAACTATGTCTTTACAGCCAACGATACTGTTCCTGGGTACAAATCTGTCTCAATGCAAATAATTCCAGGGAAAATCATTTCTGAAATACGTCAGTATTTCTACAG GGAAGAATCTGATGAGAACCACACTTACTCAGTGGTCACCCGGGTTCCGGTGGGTTTCAAGGACAAGTTATTATGCCAGAGACTGGATCAGAGCTATGTGGTGGGCCCTCTACTGGTGAACAGAGAAGCTGTACTCAGAACCACCTCTAGTCTGAGTAACAACAGGACAATATATACTGATAATAATGGCTACCAGATGATGAAGAGGGAGTACAAGAAGTATATCAACAATACGTTATCTCGA aACTACTACCCAATGGTACGAGGAGCATATATTGGAGATGACGACAGCAGGTTGGTGCTACTCAGTGAGCGAGCGCATGGAGTAGCTAGTCTCAGCCAGGGCCAGATAGAG GTGATGCTTCATAGGCGGCTGTGGAACAACCAGGAGTGGAATCTGGGATATAATCTGACCCTGAATGACTCCTCAGTGGCACGGCCAGTTCTGTGGATGATGGTTGGCTCCCCTGCTGCAATGGCCTCTCTCTATCAGCGAGCAGCACTACAGCTCCAGCACAGACCTGTGGTCTTAGCTATTGACAAACCTG AAAAACCATGGAATAGGAGAGCACGCTTGAATGGACCTACTGTCCAGACTGTAGTTTTGCCTCAGAATCTCCACTTGCAATATCTCGGTATTCCTGGTTGGAGCTACAACCCAAAACACACCCAGCACCTCCAGGATCTCAACTCTA GTGAAGAAAAAACATCTAAATCAGACTTTGACTGGGTTCTCTTGAGGATTACTCACTTGTATGAGAAAGGAGAGGATCCTGTTCTGTCCAAACCTACCACCATCAACCTAAAG
- the ttc5 gene encoding tetratricopeptide repeat protein 5 isoform X1 has product MAEVDNDGEHKTSDKDDLQVLKELVDGLYHFRDHYFETHSVEDASRKQNDVAEEMNKTLKKLEEKEELYKNSAQFLLLRGRCLNVGPQFSQVAEENLSKAVKLEPGLVEAWNTLGEQYWKKGDLIAAKTCFTGALQQSKNKVSLRNLSMVLRQLPPEGGAQEQGKRIMESVDLSRQAVQVDVTDGTSWYILGNAYISLFFSSGQNPQMSQQALSAYSQAEKIDKASALNADLHFNRATLFQYEEMFSSALAGYSRAAALDPGWEEATERERLLLKYLDQITGLMENKGKVKARRLRNMLSSLSMSALGPCASPQYRSPTGRTGCLELRSFAALTHGHNTGVAAMGKVVFSLATEGRMAFTFGMVDSEETCCVVMVYNIADGWGVLIGDTVVIPEPEVKRHSITHNDKSYDFRSIRVDSPLLLIVNGKRQAMQSQIATSVSYKPHSE; this is encoded by the exons ATGGCTGAAGTTGATAATGATGGTGAGCATAAAACATCTGACAAAGACGATTTGCAAGTATTAAAG GAACTCGTAGATGGACTCTATCACTTTAGGGATCACTATTTTGAGACGCACAGCGTGGAAGATGCCAGTAGAAAACAGAATGATGTTGCCGAAGAGATGAATAAGACATTGAAGAAGCTGGAGGAGAAGGAAG AGCTCTACAAAAACAGCGCTCAGTTTTTGCTCCTGCGGGGCCGATGTCTGAACGTAGGTCCACAGTTCAGTCAGGTAGCAGAAGAGAACCTCTCAAAGGCAGTAAAACTGGAACCAGGCCTGGTGGAGGCGTGGAATACACTAGGGGAGCAGTACTGGAAGAAAGGTGACCTGATTGCTGCAAAGACCTGTTTTACTGGGGCGCTACAGCAA AGCAAAAATAAAGTGTCTTTGCGAAACCTCTCTATGGTGCTGAGGCAGTTGCCTCCAGAAGGGGGCGCACAGGAGCAAGGCAAGCGTATTATGGAGAGTGTGGATCTGTCTAGGCAGGCTGTGCAGGTGGATGTCACCGATGGAACATCCTGGT ACATCTTAGGGAATGCATACATCTCCTTGTTCTTCAGCAGTGGACAAAATCCTCAGATGTCTCAGCAAGCTCTTAGTGCCTATTCGCAAGCT GAGAAAATTGACAAAGCATCTGCCTTAAATGCTGATCTGCACTTCAATCGTGCCACG CTGTTCCAGTACGaggaaatgttcagttcagcttTGGCTGGATACAGTCGTGCTGCAGCTCTTGACCCAGGTTGGGAGGAAgctacagaaagagagaggcttTTGCTGAAATACCTAGACCAAATAACTGGTCTAATGGAGAATAAG GGGAAAGTAAAAGCACGTCGCCTGCGTAACATGCTCTCCTCCCTGAGCATGTCTGCTTTGGGTCCGTGTGCCTCGCCTCAGTATCGCTCCCCGACAGGCCGCACTGGATGTCTGGAGCTCCGTAGTTTCGCTGCTCTTACACACGGTCATAATACCGGTGTTGCAGCCATGGGAAAAGTCGTCTTCAGTCTGGCTACGGAGGGCCGCATGGCTTT TACGTTTGGGATGGTGGACAGCGAGGAGACATGTTGTGTGGTCATGGTTTATAACATAGCTGATGGCTGGGGTGTGTTAATCGGAGATACAGTCGTCATTCCTGAACCAGAAGTGAAACGACACAGCATAACACACAATGATAAG TCTTATGATTTCCGCAGTATACGTGTCGACTCTCCTCTCCTGCTTATTGTAAACGGAAAGAGACAAGCGATGCAAAGCCAAATAGCGACTTCAGTCAGTTACAAACCACACAGTGAATGA
- the LOC128610118 gene encoding E3 ubiquitin-protein ligase CCNB1IP1 isoform X1: MSAMSMNEYSLICNFPKCRGRLSGFAWVTACSHVFCDRHGSGEFSRTPAICPACSSALSGKLDIVRTELAPSEQYKAMVLVGLRPETILDISHRALAFWTYQVNQERLLTEYSLSRAEVQVGRMEKLMAQQNQSKEHELNAMREEIASLNKRLEEYKRKYSEVSELLVKRNRQYQKLQGLFETVTLRTMEASDKDGLNQAAHVFPSGVIRQRSAHTTPPFLAVGPESDKLFPSFLEPESFKSFFQFSSPPREKGHSFLKKN, translated from the exons ATGTCAG CCATGTCCATGAATGAGTACAGCCTGATCTGTAATTTCCCCAAGTGTCGAGGCAGGTTGAGCGGCTTCGCCTGGGTGACGGCCTGCTCTCATGTCTTCTGTGATCGGCACGGCTCCGGTGAGTTCAGCCGCACTCCGGCCATCTGCCCTGCCTGCTCCTCTGCCCTGTCAGGAAAACTGGACATCGTGCGCACTGAGCTGGCGCCTTCAGAGCAGTACAAGGCCATGGTTTTGGTAGGATTGCGACCTGAGACCATTCTGGATATCAGCCATCGAGCACTGGCCTTTTGGACATACCAG GTAAACCAAGAAAGGTTGCTTACGGAGTACAGTTTGTCTCGAGCAGAAGTGCAAGTTGGCCGAATGGAGAAGTTGATGGCACAGCAAAACCAATCCAAAGAGCATGAGCTGAATGCAATGCGAGAGGAGATTGCATCACTCAATAAG AGGCTGGAGGAATATAAGCGAAAATATAGTGAAGTTTCAGAGCTTCTGgtgaagagaaacagacagtATCAGAAGCTTCAGGGGCTGTTTGAGACTGTGACACTACGCACCATGGAGGCTTCTGACAAAGACGGACTGAACCAGGCTGCCCATGTTTTCCCATCTG GAGTAATTAGACAGCGCTCTGCCCACACCACTCCTCCTTTCTTAGCTGTGGGTCCAGAAAGTGACAAGCTCTTCCCTTCTTTCCTAGAACCAGAGAGCTTCAAGAGCTTTTTCCAATTTAGCTCTCCACCAAGAGAGAAAGGGCATTCCTTTCTAAAGAAAAACTAA
- the LOC128610118 gene encoding E3 ubiquitin-protein ligase CCNB1IP1 isoform X2, with translation MSMNEYSLICNFPKCRGRLSGFAWVTACSHVFCDRHGSGEFSRTPAICPACSSALSGKLDIVRTELAPSEQYKAMVLVGLRPETILDISHRALAFWTYQVNQERLLTEYSLSRAEVQVGRMEKLMAQQNQSKEHELNAMREEIASLNKRLEEYKRKYSEVSELLVKRNRQYQKLQGLFETVTLRTMEASDKDGLNQAAHVFPSGVIRQRSAHTTPPFLAVGPESDKLFPSFLEPESFKSFFQFSSPPREKGHSFLKKN, from the exons ATGTCCATGAATGAGTACAGCCTGATCTGTAATTTCCCCAAGTGTCGAGGCAGGTTGAGCGGCTTCGCCTGGGTGACGGCCTGCTCTCATGTCTTCTGTGATCGGCACGGCTCCGGTGAGTTCAGCCGCACTCCGGCCATCTGCCCTGCCTGCTCCTCTGCCCTGTCAGGAAAACTGGACATCGTGCGCACTGAGCTGGCGCCTTCAGAGCAGTACAAGGCCATGGTTTTGGTAGGATTGCGACCTGAGACCATTCTGGATATCAGCCATCGAGCACTGGCCTTTTGGACATACCAG GTAAACCAAGAAAGGTTGCTTACGGAGTACAGTTTGTCTCGAGCAGAAGTGCAAGTTGGCCGAATGGAGAAGTTGATGGCACAGCAAAACCAATCCAAAGAGCATGAGCTGAATGCAATGCGAGAGGAGATTGCATCACTCAATAAG AGGCTGGAGGAATATAAGCGAAAATATAGTGAAGTTTCAGAGCTTCTGgtgaagagaaacagacagtATCAGAAGCTTCAGGGGCTGTTTGAGACTGTGACACTACGCACCATGGAGGCTTCTGACAAAGACGGACTGAACCAGGCTGCCCATGTTTTCCCATCTG GAGTAATTAGACAGCGCTCTGCCCACACCACTCCTCCTTTCTTAGCTGTGGGTCCAGAAAGTGACAAGCTCTTCCCTTCTTTCCTAGAACCAGAGAGCTTCAAGAGCTTTTTCCAATTTAGCTCTCCACCAAGAGAGAAAGGGCATTCCTTTCTAAAGAAAAACTAA
- the ttc5 gene encoding tetratricopeptide repeat protein 5 isoform X2 has product MNKTLKKLEEKEELYKNSAQFLLLRGRCLNVGPQFSQVAEENLSKAVKLEPGLVEAWNTLGEQYWKKGDLIAAKTCFTGALQQSKNKVSLRNLSMVLRQLPPEGGAQEQGKRIMESVDLSRQAVQVDVTDGTSWYILGNAYISLFFSSGQNPQMSQQALSAYSQAEKIDKASALNADLHFNRATLFQYEEMFSSALAGYSRAAALDPGWEEATERERLLLKYLDQITGLMENKGKVKARRLRNMLSSLSMSALGPCASPQYRSPTGRTGCLELRSFAALTHGHNTGVAAMGKVVFSLATEGRMAFTFGMVDSEETCCVVMVYNIADGWGVLIGDTVVIPEPEVKRHSITHNDKSYDFRSIRVDSPLLLIVNGKRQAMQSQIATSVSYKPHSE; this is encoded by the exons ATGAATAAGACATTGAAGAAGCTGGAGGAGAAGGAAG AGCTCTACAAAAACAGCGCTCAGTTTTTGCTCCTGCGGGGCCGATGTCTGAACGTAGGTCCACAGTTCAGTCAGGTAGCAGAAGAGAACCTCTCAAAGGCAGTAAAACTGGAACCAGGCCTGGTGGAGGCGTGGAATACACTAGGGGAGCAGTACTGGAAGAAAGGTGACCTGATTGCTGCAAAGACCTGTTTTACTGGGGCGCTACAGCAA AGCAAAAATAAAGTGTCTTTGCGAAACCTCTCTATGGTGCTGAGGCAGTTGCCTCCAGAAGGGGGCGCACAGGAGCAAGGCAAGCGTATTATGGAGAGTGTGGATCTGTCTAGGCAGGCTGTGCAGGTGGATGTCACCGATGGAACATCCTGGT ACATCTTAGGGAATGCATACATCTCCTTGTTCTTCAGCAGTGGACAAAATCCTCAGATGTCTCAGCAAGCTCTTAGTGCCTATTCGCAAGCT GAGAAAATTGACAAAGCATCTGCCTTAAATGCTGATCTGCACTTCAATCGTGCCACG CTGTTCCAGTACGaggaaatgttcagttcagcttTGGCTGGATACAGTCGTGCTGCAGCTCTTGACCCAGGTTGGGAGGAAgctacagaaagagagaggcttTTGCTGAAATACCTAGACCAAATAACTGGTCTAATGGAGAATAAG GGGAAAGTAAAAGCACGTCGCCTGCGTAACATGCTCTCCTCCCTGAGCATGTCTGCTTTGGGTCCGTGTGCCTCGCCTCAGTATCGCTCCCCGACAGGCCGCACTGGATGTCTGGAGCTCCGTAGTTTCGCTGCTCTTACACACGGTCATAATACCGGTGTTGCAGCCATGGGAAAAGTCGTCTTCAGTCTGGCTACGGAGGGCCGCATGGCTTT TACGTTTGGGATGGTGGACAGCGAGGAGACATGTTGTGTGGTCATGGTTTATAACATAGCTGATGGCTGGGGTGTGTTAATCGGAGATACAGTCGTCATTCCTGAACCAGAAGTGAAACGACACAGCATAACACACAATGATAAG TCTTATGATTTCCGCAGTATACGTGTCGACTCTCCTCTCCTGCTTATTGTAAACGGAAAGAGACAAGCGATGCAAAGCCAAATAGCGACTTCAGTCAGTTACAAACCACACAGTGAATGA